GCGTTGATGTTTTGAACGCCCCATACGACTTTCACGGGAATCTGCGACTTCGAATCCTGATCCGATGACGGTTTGGCGAGAGGCCCTTCCTGCTTTGGCGGGAGCGGGTCCGGCGCGGTGGGCTGCTTGGGAGGGCGCCGGCCGGACTGTGCTTGCGACAACGAGGCGGTACTCAGGAGGAGCAGAATCGAGAGACCCAGCGCCGCGATGCTGCGCGGACGCGTCCATTGCAGAACAGATGTCTTGTGTTGCATTACCGTTATCCTTGTCCATCAGACCGAAGCTGGTTTGATCCAATGCCGGCAAAGTGACCCTGGGAGCGCTCCTCCCATCTCAATGATGACAGGTCTAAGTCTACACTCGAGCCTTACCTTGTCAAGCAAGCAAAAGCGCGCGTCTGAAGCCTTTATCGCCGATGCAAACAAGGAACGCGTAGCTACATTGGCACGCGCGAAACGGCGTCACTTGTAACCTCTTTGCTGCGCCTGTTCTCTCATTCGATCCCGGCAACCAGCGAGCGCCAGCGTCTTTCCGAAAGCGTTTCTCGGGCAAATTGCACACACGCAGGGATGTTTCGCTCCCGGATTATCTGTGGCATCGCCGTTGCCCTAGTTGGAAGTGCGCGGCGGTCCACAGAGAACGCCGCTCAACGTGTTCAGACCATCAACTCTAGCTTGTAAAGGAGCGCGTGATGCGAAACTGCCAAAGAACGGTGTCGGCTCTGCTTGCGATTTTTCTGTTTTCAGAGTTTGCTTTTGCGAAGACCAATACCAATGACTGGAATAACGTGCGCATTCTTGAGATCGGTTCGACGATAGTCGTCAAAACGAAACAGGGCGAGAAGTACGAAGGCACACTGGACCTTGTGACGGTCAACTCGCTTTCAATCGTCGTGACGGTGCCGCGCGTCATGCGCCGGGTTATCGACTTGCGCAAGGACGAAATAAAAGAAGTTCGCTCAAGGCTTTCCCGTTTCGCTTCGACCGCGATCGGCGCTGCAATTGGGCTTGGCGTCGGCATCGGTTTGGGAGCGATCGCCGATTCAAAAGACAAGTACGGCGAGGACCCCGGGCTGGGCAAGATCACCATCGGTTTTACTGGCGTGCTACTGGGATCGGTGTTGGGAGGCGGATTCGGATTCGGCAGCAAGAAGGTTTACGAAGCGCCGTGACTCGATTGTCCGGCCTGCTCAAATCCACTTCGTATACTTGAAGAAGGCGAACCGTTATGTTTCGGTTGCGGTTTGTGCGGCAGTTTCGCGCATCGTTCAGGGCCAGAGGTCACACTGTAGAGGTCGAACAACGAGGAGCACGCCAAGCGAGACACCTTGGGTCCGATAGCCGAGCCATAAATCTCATCGTCTGCGCTTGGCAGGACGGCTGGTCCGCTTCTTCGGCCGCGCCTCACCCAGGGTGGTCTTCAGGCTCGGCGTTGCTGCGCGGGCTGGCTCGATCGCCGCCGCCGCTGCTTGAGCCGGTTCTACCGTGAGGTTTACTTTATCCATCTTCACGCCGTAGTCGATTGCGATCAGGAAGAGCAGCCCGCAGATAGCGATGGTGAGAACCCAGTAGCCAATGCTCAGGTAGACCTCTCCCTTGTATACGGTGAAGACTATGATGCCTCCAATTGCGGCCAGAAATAGAATGCGTGGCAAGGTTATCTGCCCGCTCTTTATAATTTTGTCTCGTTCTGCCATTAAACATCTCCCAAATGTGTGAAGCAATTATGACTGCAACAGTCAGATCGTCGCAAGTACCGCGGACCCTTGCGTAATGCGTGATGCGTGATGCGTGATCCGTGATCCGTGATAAGAAAGAGCAGGCTTCACGGTTCCCGCATCACGCATCACGCATCACGACTCGCTTCCAATGCGCATTCCGTAGAACGAGCGCCAGACGAAGACCATCGACACGACAAAAAACGCGCCGGCCAAAAGATGACTGACCATCGGACCCGCATCGATCGTGAGCTTGACCGCCAGCTCCACCGCTAGCAAACCAAACAACGTCGTGAACTTGATGACCGGGTTCAAAGCCACTGAAGACGTGTCCTTGAACGGATCGCCCACCGTGTCGCCGACGACCGTCGCGTCGTGCAGAGGCGTGCCCTTTTGCTTCAGCTCCACTTCGACGATCTTCTTGGCGTTGTCCCACGCGCCGCCGGCATTCGCCATGAAAATCGCCTGATAGAGCCCGAAGATGGCGATTGAAATCAGATAGCCGATAAAGAAGAAAGGTTCGACAAACGCGAAGGCCAGCGTTGAGAAGAACACCGTCAGGAAGATGTTGAACATCCCCTTCTGCGCGTACTGCGTGCAGATCTGCACGACCTTCTTGCTGTCCTCTACTGAGGCCCTCTCGACGCCTTCCAGTTTGATGTTTGCCTTGATGTACTCGACCGCGCGATAAGCGCCGGTCGTCACTGCCTGCATCGATGCGCCGGTGAACCAGTAGATAATCGCGCCGCCGGTAATCAGACCGAGAACGAACGGCGCGTGCAATAGCGAGAGGCTTTCAGTGTTGGTCGTCAGCCCGTCCGTCAGCGCCATGATGATCGAGAAGATCATCGTCGTCGCGCCCACAACGGCCGTGCCGATCAGCACCGGCTTGGCCGTCGCCTTGAATGTGTTTCCAGCGCCGTCGTTCTCTTCAAGCAGATGCTTGGCGCGCTCGAAGTTCACGTCCATGTTGAAGTCTTTCTTGACCTCGGCGACGATGTTTGGGACCTGCTCGATGAGCGAAAGCTCGTAAACCGATTGCGCGTTGTCGGTCACCGGCCCATAAGAGTCCACGGCAATGGTGACAGGTCCCATCCCCAGGAATCCAAAGGCAACGAGTCCAAAAGCAAAAACTGCCGGAGCGACCATCAGTCCGCCCAGCCCCTGAGTGCTGAAGCCGTACGCGATGGCCATCAGCCCGACGATGCTTATGCCGAGCCAGTAAGCTGAAAAGTTGCCGGCAACCAACCCAGACAAAATGTTGAGTGAGGCGCCGCCTTCGCGAGACGAGGTAACCACCGCCTTTACGTGTCCTGAATTCGTCGAAGTGAAAACCTTCACCAGCTCCGGAATCACCGCCCCGGCAAGCGTGCCGCACGAAATAATCGTCGAGAGTTTCCACCACTGCGTGCCGTCGCCAAGCGCAGGTATGATGATCCACGAGACAACGTAGGTCATCGCTATCGAGACGATCGAGGTGATCCACACGAGCCGGGTTAGCGGCATTTCGAAGTTCATAACATCAGCGTTCTTGAACTTAGCTTTGGTCATCGCCTCATTGATGAAATAAGAGAGCGCCGATGCGATTACCATCATCACGCGCATAACGAACAGCCAGACAAGAAGCTGAACCTGAATCGCCTGAAAGTTCGGTCCCACGGCTTTTTCGTTCACCGCCAGCAGGATGAACGAGATGAGAGCGACGCCGGTCACGCCGTAGGTCTCGAATCCATCCGCGCTGGGACCAACCGAGTCGCCGGCGTTGTCGCCAGTGCAGTCAGCGATCACCCCCGGATTGCGCGCATCGTCTTCCTTGATCTTGAATTCGATCTTCATCAAGTCCGAGCCGATGTCGGCGATCTTCGTGAAGATGCCCCCCGCGATGCGCAGCGCTGCAGCGCCGAGCGACTCGCCGATCGCGAATCCGATGAAGCACGGCCCGGCATAATCACCCGGAATGAACAGAAGGATGCAAAGCATGATGAACAGCTCGACGCTGATCAGCATCATGCCTATGCTCATTCCAGCTTTAAGCGGGATCGCATAAAGCGGATAAGGCTTGGCCGCCAGGCCTGCGAAAGCCGTCCGCGAGTTTGCGAACGTATTGACTCGGATGCCAAACCACGCAACTCCATAACTGCCCGCGATGCCGACGAGGCTGAACAAAAGTATGACCACGACGCGCACTGCCTCGAACTTGAGAAGCAGCCCGAAGTACATTGCGATGATGACGGCGATAAAAGCCTCGAGCACCAGAATGAACTTGCCCTGGGTGATGAGGTAGGTCTTACACGTCTCGTAGATCAGCTCCGAGATCTCGCGCATGGCCTTGTGCACCGGCAGATTCTTCAAGTGCGTATAGATCACGAGACCGAACAACAGCCCGAGCACGCAGATGATCAAGCCAAATAGCAGCAAGGTGTGTCCATCGACTCCCACGAATTTGACCTGTGACAGGTCGGGCAGTTTCAAGTTCGCTTCGCCGCCGGGCTGATGCCCTCCTGCCGCCTCACGAGCCTGTCCGAGCGCGGCCGACGCACTACCGGTCACAGCCGCAAACGTCGCGAAGATGAATAGCAATGTGCGACGCTCAAGAAGGCCCTTCGCGCCTGCTTTGATCGCATTCGGTATCATTACGAGAACGGTACCAGGTTTCATAATGCTTTTATGATCACTCCCTTTATAGATTGGGAATTCGACAGTCAGGGTTCAGAACGACGCTTCGCAAACTGGCTCCCGTAGCCGCCTTTGAAGACAACTACAATCCTGACTGCTTTCCACCGAGGTTACCTTGAAGCTTGTGTTGTGAGCCGTCTTAACGGAGACGACATCGCGAACCGGGCCATCTTGATGAGAAATAGCGGTCCCGGCAAAGCAAGCCTTATAGCATATCGCCAAGTTCATCAGCAAGTATCGCGCGAGCCAAACCTGGCGGCGGGTGTAGTAAGAGTGGATTCGGTCACACTAACGCTCCGAACCCCCGGGAATACCACCCACGGCAAAGGGGTGGATTGTTCAAGCCCTGCCTACAAAGGGGCGCACCCGGATTCCCGTCTTTCCTCTCCTTCACTCCCCTCGCGGCGCGAGGGGAGAGAGATAACAGAAACAAAGGGGGCCGGCGGCTCTCTTCGTAGGCTGGCCTTGAACAATCCACCCACTGGCAGTGGGTGGTATTCCCTGAGTTTTCATAGTCTCTGTCAGAGGTGATGCGCGAAAATCTGACGCGCGCCCGTTTGTCCGCATTCGGTTGGAGATTTGATTTGCACACCACTATACTCAAACGCCCTCAAGCTTGGAGATCGAATCCGCATGGTAATAGGCGTGGGACTGGAAGAAGACCAGCCGTCTGAGGTTCTCGACAAACGCGTCTTCGCGCTGAGTGAAGCGGCGCCCTTGGTGTTAGCCTTCACCGCCGGTCTTATTTGCTATGGTTTGTTCTTCAATCGCGGGCTGGGTCTTTCGGTCATCGGCTACAGCATCGCACCCGCCGAACGCGTGATGTTGGGCGAAGTGCCCTATCGCGACTTCCTCTTCAACTACACTCCCGGGATCTTATGGCTGAACGCGCTGTTGATGAAAGCGTTTGGCGCAACACTCATGGCCACCAGGATTGGATTGCTCGCGTTCAAGCTGATCACTCTGATGACGCTGTTCTACGTCGCTCGAAGACTCACCAGCGGATGGGCGGCGCTCGTACCCGTTGCGCTCACTCTGACCTGGCTCGGTCACCAGCAAATATTTAGCGTCTATCCGGATCAGTATCTGGTGCTGTTTGCGCTCGCAGGCTTGATCTGCCTGCTCAACTACGATGAAACCGGCCGGCTTCGCTGGCTTCTGGCGTGCGGAGTAGCGATCGGCGTCGTCTTCGTTTTCAAATACAATGTCGGCGTTCTCCTGCTGGCGTCGGGCGCGCTGGCGCCCGTGCTGAGAGAAGCGCTGAGAGGAGCGCTGACGACTCGTCGCTTCGCGGCGTTAGCTAAGGCAATCGTGGTTTACCTGGCAGGCTTCGCCGTAGTCGCCGGAGCACTCGCCGGATACCTTGCTTACAACCACGCGCTTGGAGCGATGATCAGCCACTTCATGCATCACGCGTCTGAATACAGCGAAACCCGCTCGGTGACTCTTCCGTCGCCGAGCCTTGTTCTGCCGGCGGCGCTGGCGTCGCTCGCAGGAATCCTTGTTGGCGTGGTCGTGCTTCGCTGGGCTGGGCGTTTCTTTCAAGCCTACGCAATCGTGGCGCTGGCGGTTGGTTCAATCATTTTGCTTGCGCCCGGCAGAGCGATTGTTCTAAACGAGTCCGCAATCGCTTCGGTAGCTTATTTCCCGCCTTTGATTTTTGTCGCGGTTTCGGCAGTGGCAATCTGGCAGTTGAAGACCAACAATCGAGGCGCAGCGACCTGGTGGCGCAACAACGGCGCGATCGCGATCACCGGGTTGTTCGCACTAGCGGTCTACCTCGAAGTCTTCCCGCGAGCTGACTTTTACCACCTGGTCCGGGTGCTGCCGCCGGTCTTCTTGTTCTTCTTCGCACTTCTCGCCCGGTGCTTGCCAGCTTTACGAGAGACGTTGAGCAACCGCGTGCCTTCGCCCAGTCGAGCTGCTTTGCTGGTTGTGACAACGCCACTCATTTTTCTGCTGCTCGCCGGAGTCCAGGATACCTGGGCGCCGGAGTTTGATTCGGGATTTCATTTTAGAGACAACCGCGAGCTGACCATTGAGCGTGGACGCGGAATCTTTGTCGAGGAGAAACAGGCTGAGTTGACCGAAGGGCTCGTGCGGCTGATCCAAGCTAACAGTTCAAAGGACGACTACATCTTCTCGTTCGCGCAGCGAGGCAGCGCCCTTTACTTTCTAGCCGCGCGTAGGAACCCGACTCGGTTCTTGTGGTGGAGATCCGTTGGGATCGGTAACGAAGAGAGGGAAGGCGTGATGACGATGATCGCCAACCGCCGCGCGAAGCTGATAGTCGTTCAAGACGTCGCCGCCAACAAGGAGATTCAAGATTTTATCGGCGATAACTACGTTCACCTCGGAACCGTGGCCGACATAGCGGTATACGGTCTGAGACAACCCCTGTGAGCGCAGAAGGCAGAAGCAGAAAGCAGAAGGCAGAAGGCAGAAGGCAGAAAGCAGAAGGCAGAAAGCAGAAGGCAGAAGGCAGAAGGCAGAAGGCAGAAGGCAGAAGGCAGAAGGCAGAAGGCAGGCTAGCGATGCGGCAAGTGACCACCTCACCGTCAATTGATAGC
This portion of the Acidobacteriota bacterium genome encodes:
- a CDS encoding glycosyltransferase family 39 protein — protein: MVIGVGLEEDQPSEVLDKRVFALSEAAPLVLAFTAGLICYGLFFNRGLGLSVIGYSIAPAERVMLGEVPYRDFLFNYTPGILWLNALLMKAFGATLMATRIGLLAFKLITLMTLFYVARRLTSGWAALVPVALTLTWLGHQQIFSVYPDQYLVLFALAGLICLLNYDETGRLRWLLACGVAIGVVFVFKYNVGVLLLASGALAPVLREALRGALTTRRFAALAKAIVVYLAGFAVVAGALAGYLAYNHALGAMISHFMHHASEYSETRSVTLPSPSLVLPAALASLAGILVGVVVLRWAGRFFQAYAIVALAVGSIILLAPGRAIVLNESAIASVAYFPPLIFVAVSAVAIWQLKTNNRGAATWWRNNGAIAITGLFALAVYLEVFPRADFYHLVRVLPPVFLFFFALLARCLPALRETLSNRVPSPSRAALLVVTTPLIFLLLAGVQDTWAPEFDSGFHFRDNRELTIERGRGIFVEEKQAELTEGLVRLIQANSSKDDYIFSFAQRGSALYFLAARRNPTRFLWWRSVGIGNEEREGVMTMIANRRAKLIVVQDVAANKEIQDFIGDNYVHLGTVADIAVYGLRQPL
- a CDS encoding sodium-translocating pyrophosphatase, with amino-acid sequence MKPGTVLVMIPNAIKAGAKGLLERRTLLFIFATFAAVTGSASAALGQAREAAGGHQPGGEANLKLPDLSQVKFVGVDGHTLLLFGLIICVLGLLFGLVIYTHLKNLPVHKAMREISELIYETCKTYLITQGKFILVLEAFIAVIIAMYFGLLLKFEAVRVVVILLFSLVGIAGSYGVAWFGIRVNTFANSRTAFAGLAAKPYPLYAIPLKAGMSIGMMLISVELFIMLCILLFIPGDYAGPCFIGFAIGESLGAAALRIAGGIFTKIADIGSDLMKIEFKIKEDDARNPGVIADCTGDNAGDSVGPSADGFETYGVTGVALISFILLAVNEKAVGPNFQAIQVQLLVWLFVMRVMMVIASALSYFINEAMTKAKFKNADVMNFEMPLTRLVWITSIVSIAMTYVVSWIIIPALGDGTQWWKLSTIISCGTLAGAVIPELVKVFTSTNSGHVKAVVTSSREGGASLNILSGLVAGNFSAYWLGISIVGLMAIAYGFSTQGLGGLMVAPAVFAFGLVAFGFLGMGPVTIAVDSYGPVTDNAQSVYELSLIEQVPNIVAEVKKDFNMDVNFERAKHLLEENDGAGNTFKATAKPVLIGTAVVGATTMIFSIIMALTDGLTTNTESLSLLHAPFVLGLITGGAIIYWFTGASMQAVTTGAYRAVEYIKANIKLEGVERASVEDSKKVVQICTQYAQKGMFNIFLTVFFSTLAFAFVEPFFFIGYLISIAIFGLYQAIFMANAGGAWDNAKKIVEVELKQKGTPLHDATVVGDTVGDPFKDTSSVALNPVIKFTTLFGLLAVELAVKLTIDAGPMVSHLLAGAFFVVSMVFVWRSFYGMRIGSES